Proteins encoded within one genomic window of Pararhizobium capsulatum DSM 1112:
- a CDS encoding glycosyltransferase family 2 protein: MQHSAFPLPTENTVDNGIELSIVVPVFNEEESVAPLIARIVAALADFDKPWELILVDDGSTDATVVNARKSATDYAIDLRLVEFQRNFGQSAGLQAGFDHARGRLIATLDGDLQNDPMDIPMMIEALEERDLDLLSGWRKSRQDGLVLRKIPSWCANSLIGATTGVHLHDYGCSLKIYRASIIKQVRILGDMHRFIPAWVASVVPSSRIGEIVVNHHARQFGQSKYGISRTVRVLLDLLSVLFFMRFKQRPGHFFGTIGFAAGALSMLILAYLGIEKFVFGESIGARPLLLVGVMLFLSSVQLITTGIVAELITRSHLGGPGATGYIVRQEARPGDGA; the protein is encoded by the coding sequence GTGCAGCATTCCGCATTTCCCCTCCCCACCGAAAACACTGTGGATAACGGCATCGAGCTTTCGATCGTCGTCCCGGTCTTCAATGAGGAAGAAAGTGTCGCTCCGCTTATTGCGCGGATTGTGGCTGCGCTTGCTGATTTCGATAAGCCCTGGGAACTGATTCTGGTCGACGACGGCAGCACGGACGCAACCGTCGTCAATGCGCGCAAGTCCGCAACCGATTACGCGATCGACTTGCGCCTTGTCGAGTTCCAGCGCAATTTCGGCCAGTCCGCCGGCCTTCAGGCGGGCTTCGACCATGCTCGCGGTCGTCTGATCGCCACTCTCGACGGCGATCTTCAGAACGATCCAATGGATATTCCGATGATGATCGAAGCGCTGGAGGAGCGCGATCTGGATCTCCTCAGCGGCTGGCGCAAGAGCCGTCAGGACGGTCTTGTTCTGCGAAAGATTCCATCCTGGTGCGCAAACTCACTGATCGGCGCGACAACCGGCGTTCATCTTCACGACTACGGCTGCAGCCTGAAGATCTACCGCGCCTCGATCATCAAGCAGGTCCGCATTCTCGGCGATATGCACCGCTTCATTCCGGCCTGGGTGGCAAGCGTGGTCCCCAGCTCCCGGATCGGCGAAATCGTTGTCAATCACCACGCTCGACAGTTTGGCCAGTCAAAATACGGTATTTCACGCACGGTTCGCGTGCTCCTCGATCTGTTATCCGTGCTGTTTTTCATGCGTTTCAAGCAGCGCCCGGGGCACTTTTTCGGCACGATCGGCTTCGCAGCCGGCGCGCTCAGCATGCTGATTCTCGCCTACCTCGGCATCGAGAAGTTCGTGTTCGGTGAAAGCATCGGCGCGCGTCCGCTGCTTTTGGTGGGTGTGATGCTGTTCCTGTCATCCGTTCAGTTGATCACCACAGGCATTGTCGCGGAGCTGATCACACGCAGTCATCTCGGCGGACCGGGCGCGACGGGTTATATCGTCAGGCAGGAAGCGCGGCCTGGAGACGGAGCATGA
- a CDS encoding lysylphosphatidylglycerol synthase domain-containing protein — protein sequence MKALPMNLPDTQAKDGSRGQPSELRRYMAPVSAACVVAYAAFVQWFWGWDTIFAAWHDIGLGTCAAAIGLFCATYLVRCYRISDYFPTETGGRFLALFRVVQIHNLLNIMVPFRVGEVSFPVLMRSEFGVTLTRGTAALLVMRLLDLHALLAAAGVGFLLVTGQRGLVWALWALFLISPVLVLWSRAPLVKFLHRSLPGKLHRVIEQIEQGLPRDHAALLRAWLMTCLNWGTKIAVFVWILNRMGVQPLPAALGGAIGGELSSVLPFHAPAGVGTYPAGIVAGSLFLGASTTSEAMEILARASINAHLMIIVSALVAAGLASLYRPRSNKA from the coding sequence ATGAAGGCTCTGCCGATGAATTTACCGGACACGCAGGCGAAGGACGGTAGCCGAGGGCAACCTTCCGAACTGCGCAGGTACATGGCACCCGTATCGGCCGCCTGCGTGGTCGCATACGCGGCCTTTGTGCAATGGTTCTGGGGTTGGGATACGATCTTTGCCGCGTGGCACGACATTGGATTGGGCACCTGCGCTGCTGCGATCGGGCTGTTTTGCGCGACCTATCTGGTCCGTTGTTATCGGATCAGCGATTACTTTCCGACAGAGACCGGCGGGCGGTTCCTGGCCCTGTTTCGGGTGGTGCAGATTCACAACCTCCTCAATATCATGGTGCCTTTCCGCGTCGGCGAGGTCAGCTTTCCGGTCCTGATGCGTTCTGAGTTCGGCGTGACGTTAACTCGCGGGACGGCGGCGCTTCTGGTGATGCGGCTGCTTGATCTGCATGCTCTTCTTGCCGCGGCTGGTGTCGGCTTTCTCCTGGTAACCGGGCAGCGAGGACTGGTTTGGGCGCTTTGGGCTCTCTTCCTGATCTCACCGGTCCTTGTTCTCTGGTCGCGCGCGCCGCTTGTGAAATTTTTGCACCGAAGCCTGCCAGGGAAACTCCATCGCGTGATCGAACAAATAGAGCAGGGATTGCCACGAGATCATGCTGCCCTTTTGCGTGCATGGCTGATGACGTGCCTGAACTGGGGAACAAAAATCGCTGTCTTTGTGTGGATACTGAACCGGATGGGGGTCCAGCCGCTTCCTGCCGCCCTTGGTGGTGCCATCGGCGGAGAGCTTTCCTCGGTTCTGCCGTTTCACGCGCCGGCAGGGGTCGGAACCTATCCGGCCGGGATCGTCGCCGGTTCCCTGTTTCTGGGCGCCTCGACCACATCCGAAGCCATGGAAATTCTCGCGCGCGCCAGCATCAACGCGCATCTCATGATCATTGTATCAGCACTCGTGGCGGCAGGGTTGGCAAGTCTCTACCGGCCGCGCAGCAACAAGGCGTGA
- a CDS encoding AMP nucleosidase encodes MNTRIHSPSALPVITPDAFEPRTFDDPLAAVDALTALYERNTTFLVDAFTNLGRTGLATARYRACYPQVSIETSSFSRVDSRLSYGYVSAPGVYTTTVTRPKLFRHYLKEQLGLLIRSHGIGVTVSESATPIPLHFAFGEGAYVEASLAENIDVPLRDLFDAPDLTTTDDEIANGSYEPGPGEPSPLAPFTAQRIDYSLARLSHYTATSATHFQNFVLFTNYQFYIDEFCAWARKLMADGGDGYTAFVEPGNIITQAGSDTPDSDLTLTRLPQMPAYHLKKKGHGGITVVNIGVGPSNAKTITDHIAVLRPHAWLMLGHCAGLRNSQMLGDYVLAHAYVREDHVLDDDLPVWVPIPALAEVQVAMQDAVAEVTGYEGYDLKRIMRTGTVATIDNRNWELRDQRGPVKRLSQSRAIALDMESATVAANGFRFRVPYGTLLCVSDKPLHGELKLPGMATAFYKTQVSQHLQIGILALQKLAAMPVETLHSRKLRSFFETAFQ; translated from the coding sequence ATGAACACGCGAATCCACTCCCCTTCCGCCCTCCCCGTCATCACTCCGGACGCTTTTGAACCGCGAACCTTCGACGACCCCTTGGCTGCGGTCGATGCGCTGACGGCGCTCTACGAGCGCAACACGACCTTTCTGGTCGATGCCTTTACGAATCTGGGACGAACGGGGCTGGCAACAGCGCGATACCGTGCCTGCTATCCACAGGTCAGCATCGAAACCAGCAGCTTCAGCCGGGTCGATTCGAGACTTTCCTATGGTTATGTCAGCGCGCCCGGCGTCTATACGACAACAGTGACGCGGCCGAAGCTGTTTCGCCACTATCTCAAGGAGCAATTGGGGCTGCTCATTCGCAGCCATGGCATCGGCGTGACTGTTTCGGAATCGGCGACACCGATTCCATTGCATTTTGCCTTCGGTGAGGGTGCCTATGTCGAGGCTTCGCTTGCAGAGAATATAGACGTGCCGCTGCGCGACCTGTTCGATGCACCGGACCTGACCACGACGGACGACGAAATTGCCAATGGCTCCTACGAGCCGGGGCCGGGAGAACCCTCGCCGCTCGCCCCCTTCACCGCCCAGCGCATCGACTACTCGCTAGCGCGGCTCAGCCACTACACGGCAACCAGCGCCACCCATTTCCAGAACTTTGTCCTGTTTACGAACTATCAATTCTATATCGACGAGTTCTGTGCCTGGGCACGCAAGCTGATGGCGGATGGCGGCGATGGTTACACGGCCTTTGTCGAGCCGGGCAATATCATCACCCAAGCGGGCTCGGATACGCCCGACTCGGATCTGACGCTGACGCGGCTGCCGCAGATGCCTGCCTATCATCTCAAGAAGAAGGGCCATGGCGGCATCACCGTCGTCAATATCGGCGTTGGTCCCTCCAACGCCAAGACGATCACAGACCATATTGCTGTGCTCAGACCCCATGCCTGGCTGATGCTTGGGCATTGCGCCGGTTTGCGCAACAGCCAGATGCTCGGCGACTACGTGCTTGCCCATGCCTATGTGCGCGAAGATCACGTGCTCGACGACGACCTGCCCGTCTGGGTGCCGATTCCCGCTTTGGCTGAAGTCCAGGTGGCCATGCAGGACGCGGTCGCCGAGGTCACCGGCTACGAAGGTTACGACCTGAAGCGTATCATGCGTACGGGCACTGTGGCCACCATCGACAACCGCAACTGGGAACTGCGTGACCAGCGTGGCCCCGTAAAACGGCTCTCACAGTCACGAGCCATCGCGCTCGATATGGAATCGGCCACCGTCGCCGCGAACGGCTTTCGTTTTCGCGTTCCCTACGGCACCCTGCTCTGCGTTTCGGACAAGCCGCTGCATGGCGAGCTGAAGCTGCCGGGCATGGCGACGGCATTTTACAAGACGCAGGTCAGCCAGCATCTGCAGATCGGCATTCTGGCACTGCAAAAACTGGCGGCCATGCCGGTCGAGACACTCCATTCGCGCAAGCTCAGAAGCTTCTTCGAAACTGCCTTTCAATAA
- a CDS encoding porin: MNIKSLLLGSAAALAAVSGAHAADAIVAAEPEPMEYVRVCDAFGTGYFYIPGTETCLSISGYVRTQVEFGDVGENSWGSYTRGYLTVAAKNDTEFGTLSSYINLQADTGHSINQSSIEGSGGGVILDGAWIEIAGFKIGNFYNWWDDFGIAGETDSTGGNLFNSVQYTYDAGSFQIGASVEDLEPNEIEQFGHDDGVGISALVRGTIGGVDALLIGSYDFDVDEAAFKSRFTATFGPGSFQIAGIYATNPNAYWSTSEWSVAASYEIKATDKFTITPGAQYFGSLRNGTDSFGGRDGWAAGLTAGYQITDGLRTLATVNYKEFDSDNDDIDTDSVTGFIRLQRDF, translated from the coding sequence ATGAACATCAAGAGCCTTCTTCTCGGCTCCGCTGCTGCTCTCGCAGCAGTATCCGGCGCACACGCTGCCGACGCTATCGTCGCTGCTGAGCCCGAGCCCATGGAATACGTTCGCGTTTGCGACGCTTTCGGCACCGGCTACTTCTACATCCCGGGCACCGAAACCTGCCTGAGCATCAGCGGTTACGTTCGTACCCAGGTTGAATTCGGCGATGTTGGCGAGAACAGCTGGGGTTCCTACACCCGCGGTTACCTGACTGTTGCTGCTAAGAACGATACCGAATTCGGCACGCTCTCCAGCTACATCAACCTTCAGGCTGATACCGGTCACTCGATCAATCAGAGCTCGATCGAAGGTAGCGGCGGCGGTGTTATCCTCGACGGCGCATGGATCGAAATCGCTGGCTTCAAGATCGGTAACTTCTACAACTGGTGGGACGATTTCGGTATCGCAGGCGAAACCGACTCGACCGGTGGTAACCTCTTCAATTCCGTTCAGTACACCTACGATGCTGGCTCGTTCCAGATCGGTGCTTCGGTTGAAGATCTTGAGCCGAATGAAATCGAGCAGTTCGGTCACGATGATGGCGTCGGTATCTCGGCACTGGTTCGTGGCACCATCGGCGGTGTTGACGCTCTCTTGATTGGTTCTTACGACTTCGACGTCGATGAAGCTGCTTTCAAGTCTCGCTTTACTGCAACTTTCGGTCCGGGTAGCTTCCAGATTGCTGGCATCTACGCCACCAATCCGAATGCTTACTGGAGCACTTCTGAGTGGTCGGTTGCTGCCTCGTACGAAATCAAGGCAACTGACAAGTTCACCATCACCCCCGGCGCTCAGTACTTCGGTAGCCTTCGTAACGGCACCGACAGCTTCGGCGGCAGGGATGGCTGGGCAGCTGGTCTGACAGCTGGTTACCAGATCACTGATGGTCTGCGTACGCTCGCAACGGTCAACTACAAGGAATTCGACAGCGATAACGACGATATCGATACCGACTCGGTTACCGGTTTCATCCGTCTTCAGCGCGACTTCTAA
- a CDS encoding tyrosine-type recombinase/integrase — protein MRSKTTSAEKELQQTAALSGYSLNYNFSLGGPLKPVETHSLRSLLGKYGDLLWEPGSHKYNVTAFIHELHELHLCAEFTGFSDEMYDRLLGLLRKRGNSNATINRKMAALSKLLRKAFKMGDIHSLPEFRRQKEKAGRIRFLEYDEEDRLFAAIASRNEAYARLCVFLVDTGARLGEAISLHWGDIHNNRVTFWVTKSGRSRSVPLTGRAADAVSTKSASTGPFVGIDQQQFRSVWNASKLDVGLADDADVVPHVLRHTCASRLVRGGIDIRRVQMWLGHQTLQMTMRYAHLASHDLDMCVPILERASQSKTT, from the coding sequence ATGCGTTCAAAGACGACTTCAGCCGAAAAGGAATTGCAGCAAACAGCCGCATTGTCAGGCTATTCGCTCAACTACAACTTTTCGCTCGGAGGTCCACTGAAGCCGGTGGAGACGCATAGCCTTCGGTCTCTCTTGGGTAAATACGGTGACCTATTGTGGGAACCGGGATCGCACAAGTACAACGTAACAGCATTCATCCACGAACTTCACGAGTTGCATCTTTGTGCGGAATTTACAGGATTTTCCGACGAGATGTATGACCGGCTATTGGGCCTTCTGCGCAAACGCGGCAACAGCAACGCTACCATCAATCGCAAGATGGCAGCGCTAAGCAAATTGCTGCGTAAGGCGTTTAAGATGGGCGATATCCACAGTCTGCCTGAGTTTAGGCGACAAAAAGAAAAAGCCGGACGAATTCGCTTCCTCGAATATGACGAGGAGGATCGTCTGTTTGCGGCAATCGCTTCCCGAAACGAAGCGTATGCCAGACTATGCGTCTTTTTAGTCGATACCGGTGCTCGTCTGGGCGAAGCTATATCGCTGCACTGGGGCGATATCCATAACAACCGCGTGACTTTCTGGGTCACGAAATCGGGACGAAGCAGATCGGTCCCCTTGACGGGGAGGGCGGCTGACGCTGTGTCTACGAAATCGGCCTCCACCGGTCCCTTTGTTGGCATCGACCAGCAGCAATTTAGGTCAGTCTGGAATGCTTCAAAGCTTGACGTGGGTCTAGCTGACGACGCGGATGTAGTACCGCATGTTCTTCGCCACACCTGTGCCTCACGTCTCGTCCGAGGGGGTATTGATATTCGGCGAGTTCAGATGTGGTTGGGGCATCAAACCCTTCAAATGACCATGCGGTACGCGCACCTTGCGTCGCATGACCTAGATATGTGCGTTCCTATCCTTGAGCGAGCTTCGCAATCTAAGACGACCTGA
- a CDS encoding recombinase family protein: MALIGYIRVSSVGQSLEVQRDKMIAAGVEPDHIYEEKRSGLDSDRPVLKEALRFARKGDVFFVSRVDRLARSTNDLHRIIHELKEKGVGFRCIDQAEIDTTTNNGMLMFGILSAIAQFETGLRAERQMDGIAKARAVGTKFGRKAKATEDVTLGIRKMRDKGMLIREIMQKTGLSKATVYRALGSAE; the protein is encoded by the coding sequence ATGGCACTGATTGGATATATCCGCGTTTCGTCTGTTGGGCAGTCATTGGAAGTGCAGCGAGATAAGATGATTGCCGCTGGTGTCGAGCCTGATCACATTTACGAAGAAAAGCGGTCCGGCTTGGATAGCGATAGACCAGTATTGAAGGAAGCACTGCGATTTGCTCGTAAGGGCGATGTTTTCTTTGTCAGCCGCGTAGATCGTTTGGCAAGATCGACGAACGATCTTCATCGCATCATTCATGAGCTGAAGGAGAAGGGCGTTGGCTTCAGATGCATCGATCAAGCCGAAATCGACACGACCACTAACAACGGCATGCTGATGTTCGGCATCTTGTCTGCAATTGCTCAATTCGAGACTGGACTCCGGGCTGAACGCCAAATGGACGGCATCGCGAAGGCAAGGGCAGTTGGCACGAAGTTCGGCAGGAAGGCAAAGGCTACGGAAGACGTGACCCTTGGCATACGTAAGATGCGGGACAAAGGGATGTTGATCAGAGAAATCATGCAGAAAACCGGACTAAGCAAGGCGACTGTTTACCGAGCCTTGGGATCAGCCGAATAG
- a CDS encoding sunset domain-containing protein, giving the protein MRHRQFQKKPNRQSFISEAPGIVLGVVALGIAGYYSVGDLFSSVAAMTQGCEIKGNISINSGEKIFHTPGQEDYDQTRISPEYGERWFCSEAEARAAGWRKAGR; this is encoded by the coding sequence ATGCGCCATCGCCAGTTTCAGAAAAAACCAAACCGCCAGTCTTTCATCAGCGAAGCACCGGGCATCGTTCTTGGCGTAGTGGCGTTGGGGATAGCTGGCTATTACAGCGTTGGCGATCTGTTCTCTTCCGTCGCTGCAATGACTCAAGGTTGTGAAATCAAAGGCAATATTTCAATTAATAGTGGTGAGAAGATATTTCATACACCCGGGCAGGAGGACTACGACCAAACCCGGATCAGCCCTGAATATGGCGAGCGGTGGTTTTGCTCTGAGGCGGAAGCACGCGCTGCCGGTTGGCGTAAAGCCGGTAGATAG
- a CDS encoding alpha/beta fold hydrolase: MAEASKPDFVEHFVGATDGISIYVREYGSNLRGQTRLPIVCLAGLSRNSRDFHELAVHLSMRKFQPRQVIALDYRGRGKSDWDPDSSHYQLPIEAQDVVKVCEALGIAKANFIGTSRGGLILHLLAATNPALLNSVILNDIGPVIEHAGLLHIRDYLSSPTRFLEWKDAVQNLKHLHGDAFPVLSEENWEAMAYAIYRHDGREIIADYDPALADALKNLNAETSLPDMWPLFEKLTAVPLLVIRGERSTILSGETLAEMIVRHPNATAVLAKGQGHAPLLHLDEPAQTIERFLDALT, encoded by the coding sequence ATGGCAGAAGCAAGCAAGCCGGATTTTGTCGAGCATTTCGTAGGTGCAACAGATGGCATATCCATCTATGTACGGGAATACGGTAGCAACCTTCGTGGTCAGACGCGATTGCCGATCGTTTGCCTTGCCGGCTTGAGCCGCAACAGCCGCGATTTTCACGAGCTGGCGGTTCATCTATCGATGCGAAAGTTCCAGCCACGCCAAGTTATCGCCTTGGACTATCGCGGGCGAGGCAAGTCTGATTGGGATCCAGATAGCAGCCACTACCAGCTTCCCATTGAAGCGCAGGATGTTGTTAAAGTTTGCGAAGCTTTGGGCATCGCGAAGGCCAATTTCATCGGAACCTCCCGCGGCGGCTTGATCCTTCACCTGCTTGCTGCGACCAATCCGGCGCTCCTGAACAGCGTTATTCTCAATGACATCGGGCCAGTCATCGAGCATGCCGGCCTGCTGCATATCCGCGATTATCTTTCTTCACCCACTCGCTTTCTTGAATGGAAGGACGCGGTCCAGAATCTTAAGCACCTTCACGGCGACGCGTTTCCAGTTTTGTCGGAAGAGAACTGGGAGGCGATGGCCTATGCAATTTACCGTCACGACGGTAGAGAAATCATCGCTGATTACGACCCTGCCCTCGCCGATGCGCTGAAGAACCTGAATGCCGAAACGTCACTGCCAGACATGTGGCCGCTTTTTGAGAAGCTGACTGCCGTTCCGCTGCTTGTTATTCGCGGCGAGAGATCAACAATACTCTCCGGAGAGACACTCGCGGAAATGATCGTGCGGCATCCGAATGCGACGGCAGTGCTCGCAAAAGGTCAGGGTCACGCGCCCCTCCTGCATCTTGATGAGCCGGCGCAAACAATAGAGCGATTTTTGGATGCCCTTACCTGA
- a CDS encoding lytic transglycosylase domain-containing protein, giving the protein MRLTMPMLYASSILVAGLLPIGQALAFDGKTPLPKARPDIAVKTDFAPARADITSSIAAATSNIPVNSSLKDGLDALSNKNAARAIEVRNTMPNGTLDRHILSWAIALSNQKGVPSHEIAAAQQELKGWPGLGALRANSERALLRENPPASDVIAAFGNSQPETTDGSIVLARALVQTGNRSAAAKLLETLWTTERLDKDTEDKVISEFSDLLTVDEHRGRMKMLLYRGRLEQAARFSDLGKAQSLYRAWAAAAKNTASAPALVAAVDPSWAKDPAYLFIRIELLRKQEKYAEAAKLLAYAPKDAAALVDPGEWWVEQRIVSRGLLDKGDFKGAYQVAANHSASEASDVVDAEFHAGWYALRALNDAKTAEGHFRRILAVSNRPISVSRAYYWLGRAAEAGAGGSSHAYFAEAAKLSGTFYGQLAAARLGTDALNVAYPTPTPSDRVAFENREAVQAIARLEAAGHGWRADNLYRALADELTSPGELAILASRAEKTRGHQLSLQIGKLAFGRGLDVAALAFPIGVIPSTANIAGAGKALAYAIARQESAFNSAAVSPANARGLLQILPGTAKGVAGRHGLAFSSDRLTTDAAYNATLGAHYLGEQINDFGGSYILTFIAYNAGPKRVPEWLNRYGDPRGKPIDEVVDWIERIPFAETRGYVQRVMENYQVYKTRLGQKADIVSDLRMGRQG; this is encoded by the coding sequence TTGCGGCTGACCATGCCGATGCTCTACGCATCGAGCATTCTTGTGGCCGGGCTTCTTCCGATCGGACAAGCCTTAGCCTTCGACGGAAAAACGCCGCTTCCCAAAGCACGTCCCGATATCGCTGTAAAAACCGATTTTGCCCCTGCCCGGGCAGACATAACCAGCTCGATCGCTGCCGCGACGTCAAATATTCCTGTCAACTCCAGCCTGAAAGACGGGCTCGACGCACTTTCGAACAAGAATGCCGCAAGGGCAATCGAAGTACGTAACACCATGCCCAACGGAACGCTTGACCGCCATATTCTCAGCTGGGCGATTGCGCTCTCCAACCAGAAGGGTGTGCCATCCCACGAAATCGCCGCCGCGCAGCAGGAATTGAAAGGCTGGCCGGGGCTTGGGGCGTTGCGTGCCAATTCCGAGCGGGCACTCTTGCGCGAAAACCCTCCAGCTTCCGACGTCATCGCGGCCTTCGGCAACAGCCAGCCGGAAACGACGGACGGCTCCATCGTGCTGGCGCGCGCCCTGGTGCAGACGGGAAACAGGAGTGCGGCAGCCAAGCTTCTCGAAACGCTCTGGACAACGGAACGACTCGACAAGGACACTGAAGACAAGGTCATTTCGGAGTTTTCGGATCTTCTGACGGTAGATGAGCATCGCGGCCGCATGAAGATGCTGCTTTATCGCGGACGGTTGGAACAGGCCGCCCGTTTCAGCGATCTCGGCAAGGCGCAGTCGCTGTATCGCGCGTGGGCCGCTGCGGCGAAGAACACGGCGAGCGCACCGGCGCTCGTCGCAGCCGTCGATCCATCCTGGGCGAAAGATCCGGCTTATCTGTTCATCCGCATCGAGCTGCTGCGAAAGCAGGAAAAATACGCCGAGGCGGCAAAACTGCTTGCCTACGCGCCCAAAGACGCAGCGGCACTTGTTGATCCCGGCGAATGGTGGGTTGAACAGCGCATCGTCAGCCGGGGGCTTCTCGACAAAGGCGATTTCAAAGGCGCCTATCAGGTCGCAGCCAACCATTCGGCCAGCGAAGCTTCGGATGTCGTTGATGCCGAATTCCACGCTGGTTGGTATGCGCTTCGCGCGCTGAACGACGCCAAGACGGCAGAAGGCCATTTTCGTCGTATCCTTGCCGTTTCAAACCGCCCCATTTCGGTTTCGCGCGCCTATTACTGGCTGGGTCGTGCCGCTGAAGCGGGCGCTGGAGGTTCTTCGCATGCGTATTTCGCCGAGGCAGCCAAGCTGTCCGGCACCTTTTATGGGCAGCTTGCCGCCGCGCGCCTGGGCACCGACGCCCTCAACGTCGCCTACCCGACGCCGACGCCGAGTGACCGCGTTGCCTTTGAAAATCGCGAGGCCGTCCAGGCCATTGCCCGGTTGGAAGCTGCCGGACATGGCTGGCGCGCGGACAATCTTTATCGCGCACTGGCCGACGAACTCACCAGCCCCGGAGAGCTTGCAATCCTCGCATCACGCGCCGAAAAGACACGGGGTCATCAGCTCTCGCTGCAGATCGGCAAGCTCGCCTTCGGGCGCGGCCTCGACGTAGCCGCCCTCGCCTTCCCGATCGGTGTCATTCCCTCAACTGCCAACATTGCGGGCGCCGGCAAGGCACTGGCCTATGCGATCGCCAGACAGGAAAGCGCATTCAATTCCGCAGCCGTTTCGCCAGCCAATGCGCGTGGCCTCCTCCAAATTCTGCCGGGAACGGCAAAAGGCGTGGCCGGACGCCACGGTCTTGCCTTTTCCAGTGACCGCCTTACAACCGACGCCGCCTACAATGCGACGCTCGGCGCCCACTACCTCGGCGAACAAATCAATGATTTCGGCGGCTCTTACATCCTGACCTTCATCGCCTATAATGCCGGGCCAAAGCGGGTTCCCGAATGGCTCAATCGCTACGGCGATCCGCGCGGAAAGCCAATCGACGAGGTTGTCGACTGGATAGAGCGCATTCCCTTCGCTGAAACCCGGGGCTACGTCCAGCGCGTGATGGAAAACTATCAGGTCTACAAGACCCGTCTCGGTCAGAAAGCCGATATCGTCAGCGACCTGCGAATGGGCCGCCAGGGATAA